A segment of the Streptomyces sp. XD-27 genome:
GCGACCCGCGCCCGCGGTCTTCATCAGCCGGTCGAACTCGGTGAGGCGGGCGCGGTTGCGGACGTCCGAGCCGAGCCGCTGTTTGAGTTCGGCGTTCTCGCGTTCCAGGTCGCTGATGCGGTCGTGCCGCTTGTCGGAGTCCCGTACGGCGGCGATGGCGTTGCCGACCGGGTCGACGACTCCGGCGACGCTGTTCTCCACCGGGCCGAAGACGTCGGCCGCGGTCTCCCGGGCACCGTCGAGGGGCGAGTCGTCGCCGCCTCGGATGTCCACCGTGATCAGTGCGAACGCGATGGCGACCAGCAGCACCAGCAGTAGCCGGCTCTCTCGTGTGTCCCTCACGTGCGGCGACGTGCCTTCCTCGTAGGAGTCGGACCTTATGGGGGTATATCAGCTTTCCGTCGGCGAGTGTGACCGGCGCCCGGCGAATGGTTACGCGGACTGACGCCGAGTCAGGTGCGCCGCGTCATCGGCACCGGGTCATCGACATCGGTCGCTCATCGGCTTGGGGTCATCGACGTCAGCCATCGGCTTCGGGTCGGCTGCCTCGGTCATCTGCGGGGCTGGGCGTCCAGCACCTGCTGCAGCGCCTCGAACTCCTCGACGCACTTGCCGGAGCCCAGCGCGACGGAGTCGAGCGGGTCCTCGGCGATGTGGATCGGCATGCCGGTCTCCCGGCGCAGCCGCTCGTCCAGGCCGCGGAGCAGCGCGCCGCCGCCGGTGAGGACGATGCCCCGGTCCATGACGTCGCCGGAGAGCTCGGGCGGGCACTTGTCGAGGGTGGTCTTGACCGCGTCCACGATGGAGTTGACCGGCTCCTCCATGGCCTTGCGGACCTCGGCGGCCGAGATCACCACGGTCTTGGGGAGGCCGCTGACCAGGTCGCGGCCGCGGATCTCGGTGTGCTCCTCGTCCTCGCTCTCGTACGCAGAGCCGATGGTGATCTTGATGTTCTCGGCGGTGCGCTCGCCCAGCAGGAGGCTGTACTCCTTCTTGACGTGCTGGATGATCGCGTTGTCCAACTCGTCGCCGGCCACCCGGATGGACTGTGCCGTGACGATTCCGCCGAGGGAGATGACGGCGACCTCGGTGGTGCCGCCGCCGATGTCCACGACCATGTTGCCGGTGGCCTCGTGGACGGGCAGGCCGGAGCCGATCGCGGCGGCCATCGGCTCCTCGATGATGTGCACCTGGCGGGCGCCCGCCTGGGTGGACGCCTCGATGACGGCGCGGCGCTCGACTCCGGTGATACCGGACGGCACGCAGACGACGACCCGGGGACGGGCGAGGTAGCGCCGCTTGTGGATCTTCAGAATGAAGTAGCGGAGCATCCGCTCGGTGATCTCGAAGTCGGCGATCACACCGTCCTTGAGCGGGCGGACGGCGACGATGTTGCCAGGAGTCCGGCCGATCATCTTCTTCGCCTCGGCGCCCACGGCGAGGATCCCGCCCGTGTTGGTGTTGATGGCGACGACTGACGGCTCGTTGAGGACGATCCCGCGGCCCCTGACGTACACCAGCGTGTTGGCGGTGCCGAGGTCGACAGCCATGTCACGGCCGATGAACGACATGTTGTTC
Coding sequences within it:
- a CDS encoding rod shape-determining protein, which codes for MSFIGRDMAVDLGTANTLVYVRGRGIVLNEPSVVAINTNTGGILAVGAEAKKMIGRTPGNIVAVRPLKDGVIADFEITERMLRYFILKIHKRRYLARPRVVVCVPSGITGVERRAVIEASTQAGARQVHIIEEPMAAAIGSGLPVHEATGNMVVDIGGGTTEVAVISLGGIVTAQSIRVAGDELDNAIIQHVKKEYSLLLGERTAENIKITIGSAYESEDEEHTEIRGRDLVSGLPKTVVISAAEVRKAMEEPVNSIVDAVKTTLDKCPPELSGDVMDRGIVLTGGGALLRGLDERLRRETGMPIHIAEDPLDSVALGSGKCVEEFEALQQVLDAQPRR